Proteins encoded within one genomic window of Platichthys flesus chromosome 17, fPlaFle2.1, whole genome shotgun sequence:
- the snrnp40 gene encoding U5 small nuclear ribonucleoprotein 40 kDa protein: MIEQKKRAADMAVVPAAAKRPRTELVAAAQSQQLVAMGPPRSSSLQAPIMLMSGHEGEVYCCKFHPNGATLASSGFDRLILMWNVYGDCENYATLKGHSGAVMELHYNTDGSMLFSASTDKTVGVWDSETGERMKRLKGHTSFVNSCYPARRGPQLVCTGSDDGTVKLWDIRKKGAIHTFQNTYQVLAVTFNDTSDQILSGGIDNDIKVWDLRQNKLIYNMHGHGDSVTGLALSSEGSYLLSNSMDNTVRIWDVRPFAPKERCVKIFQGNVHNFEKNLLRCSWSSDGSKIAAGSADRFVYIWDTTSRRILYKLPGHAGSVNEVAFHPEESIVMSGSSDKRLYLGEIQ, translated from the exons ATGATCGAGCAGAAGAAAAGAGCGGCGGACATGGCGGTGGTTCCGGCCGCGGCGAAGCGGCCCCGGACGGAGCTGGTGGCGGCGGCGCAGTCTCAGCAACTCGTGGCGATG GGGCCCCCACGGAGCTCCAGCCTGCAGGCACCCATCATGCTGATGTCTGGTCACGAGGGCGAGGTGTACTGCTGCAAGTTTCATCCCAACGGAGCCACGCTGGCTTCCTCTGGATTTGACAGACTCATAC TGATGTGGAATGTGTACGGAGATTGTGAAAATTATGCCACTCTGAAGGGCCACAgcggagcagtgatggagctgCACTACAACACAGATGGCAG CATGCTCTTCTCAGCGAGCACGGACAAAACTGTAGGTGTGTGGGACAGTGAGACAGGGGAGAGGATGAAGCGTCTGAAGGGCCACACCTCCTTCGTTAACAGCTGCTACCCAGCCCGCCGAGGACCCCAGCTGGTCTGCACCGGCAGCGACGACGGGACAGTGAAG CTGTGGGACATTCGTAAGAAGGGGGCAATCCACACGTTCCAGAACACCTATCAGGTGTTGGCTGTCACCTTCAACGACACCAGTGATCAGATCCTGTCAGGAGGCATCGACAACGACATCAAG GTGTGGGACCTGAGGCAGAACAAGCTGATCTACAATATGCACGGCCATGGGGACTCAGTAACTGGACTCGCTCTGAGCTCTGAGGGATCGTACCTTCTCTCCAACTCCATGGACAACACAG TGCGAATTTGGGATGTCCGACCATTTGCGCCCAAGGAGAGATGTGTGAAGATCTTCCAGGGCAATGTTCACAACTTTGAGAAG AATTTGCTGAGGTGCTCCTGGTCTAGTGATGGCAGTAAGATCGCTGCAGGTTCAGCTGACAG atttGTGTACATTTGGGACACCACATCACGCAGAATCCTGTACAAGCTGCCGGGCCACGCTGGCTCCGTCAATGAAGTGGCCTTCCACCCGGAGGAGTCTATAG TGATGTCTGGCTCCAGCGATAAACGGCTCTACCTCGGGGAAATTCAgtag
- the nkain1 gene encoding sodium/potassium-transporting ATPase subunit beta-1-interacting protein 1, with the protein MGKCDGRCTLLVICSLQLVAALQRQVFDFLGYQWAPILANFLHIMAIILGMFGTVQFRFRYLIFYAVWLVLWVGWNSFIICFYLEVGNLSQDRDFLMTFNTSLHRSWWMEHGPGCLVTPVLDSRMAPDDHHVITVSGCLLDYQYIEVLSSAFQILLALFGFVYACYVSKVFQDDEDSFDFIGGFDSYGYQPPQKSSHLQLQPLYTAG; encoded by the exons ATGGGGAAGTGCGACGGTAGATGCACGCTGCTGGTGATATGTTCACTACaactg GTGGCCGCCCTTCAGAGGCAGGTGTTTGATTTCCTGGGTTACCAGTGGGCTCCCATCCTGGCCAACTTCCTGCACATCATGGCCATTATCCTGGGCATGTTCGGCACCGTGCAGTTTCGCTTCAGATACCTCATCTTT TATGCAGTATGGCTCGTCCTCTGGGTGGGCTGGAactccttcatcatctgtttCTACCTGGAGGTCGGAAATCTGTCTCAG gacAGGGACTTTCTCATGACGTTCAACACATCTCTCCATCGTTCGTGGTGGATGGAGCACGGTCCCGGTTGCCTGGTAACACCAGTCCTAGACTCTCGCATGGCCCCCGATGACCACCATGTCATCACTGTCTCCGGGTGTCTCCTTGACTACCAGTACATCGAGGTGTTGAGTTCTGCGTTTCAGATCTTGTTGGCT CTCTTTGGCTTCGTGTACGCCTGCTACGTGAGCAAAGTCTTCCAGGATGACGAGGACAGCT TTGATTTCATCGGTGGCTTTGACTCTTACGGATACCAGCCTCCTCAGAAGTCCTCTCATCTGCAACTGCAGCCACTGTACAC GGCTGGTTAA